The nucleotide sequence AGAATTGGAAGAAAACTTCACAATATCATGTGATTTCAATTTCACCCAATTTTGACCAAACAGAAAATTTCATTATCTCCTTTCGGGCAAATAACATAGGCATATAAAATATACTACTTATAATAAAACACCATGTCTTCTGAAAGTAGCATGGTACCAGAAGCTGGAGTATATTACTGGAAATAAGGTTCTTGATTCATATACTCTATGTACAATATGCACTGCCTATAGGTGATTCATATACGGTTAGTACTACCGGAAAACTGAAAGAAAACGAGAGGGAAAAAGATCCCCgtatatacaaaataatataaaatgtaCAAGTTATTATCGATCAAGATGACGCTTCATTCCTTTGCTTACGCATCCTTGCTGCCCAAGACATACTGTTACCGGACTCCTTGTGCATGCTTCGTCTCTTGAGTTCTGATAGCTGAGACTGCCAACGATTTTTCCACTCACATTTCTCCTCCATTGGCTAAAGCATAAGAAAAAACACAAATTagcacaagataacaacaacaaatacaaTATATCCAGTGTAATCTCCATacgtggggtctgggagggtaagatgtacgcggAGTCGcggaccttacctctacctttgcggggtagagaggctgtttacaatagaccctcagctcaaaagATGATTAGAAAGAGATAACAAGATATCAAAAACAAAAGACATGTCATCGAACATACAAGCAAAGAAAAATACATGAATGCCAAAGAAACAGAATGGTTGTCTAAGAAAAATCGTATGTTCTTGTGATACCACATACGAACGACAAGTAATAGACTAGCATAAGGTCTGATCTGAAACAACAATATCAGATGAAAGACCAACTTTCTTTCAAGATTCCACTAATTGAGttatttcatgaaaagtaagacTATTGCATACTTGGTCGGTGAGATCTATCATGATAACGTTCATTTAATCCATCAAATGGAAAAGACAGTGGAAACGCCAAAGACTACAAGTATCAACAGTGCAAGGAAACGCCACTACTGAACACCAAAGTACATATGAGAAAGACTGATAACTAAACCATCTGTGATTTCCAGTAAATGCATGTAGTTTCTGCCTAATGAGAAAGTGGATGCCTCAAAATAAAGTTCTTTTTGTTACACTAATGCACTCATCCGAACAAATGGGGAACCCACCTAAGTTGACCCTGAGCACGATCATTTTAAGACTTGTCATGCCTCAGGCATCTAGATACCACAACTTTAAAGACAAGTGTTCCAGACAACTTTCCAAAAAATATTCACTAATCTTaacattatttctttttcaaattcaactgTAAGCAAAATATACTAAGATTCTACTCAACATTTAGCCAAATATACTAATATTCTACTTTCTTGAAACATGTAGGCAAATTCTTGTTTTCAGCATATAAGCCTTTATGATGTGGATAAGCATAAACTGAGGTATGAATCCCAGTAGAGGTCACACTAGTAGCCCCATCTGCCTAAGCCTTGGTGGAGAGAAAGAGAGTAGTTGCACACACTCAGTTGATTAGTCGAGGTGCATGCACTTCTCCGACAGCACCGTATAAGGAAAATctaaaatagaacaacaacaacatatccagtgtattcccacaaagtggggtctaggaagGTTAAAATGTACAcaattcataccactacctcacatgacgtagagaggctgtttccgatagatcccgaCTCAGgaacaataaaacaaaaataatatgctAGCCCTAACTCCAATCAAAAAGACAATTTTCATTGACCTATATGTGCAAATAACCCTtgtccctttttaccaaaccaaCAATTATCCCTTTTTACCTACCAACAATTATACATCAACATACAAGCCGAGTCGGTGGGTTGGTCCGGGTGGAGAGAAAAAACAAACGAATTGAACTTAAAATCTTTTCTGGAGATATCCATTTTCCCGGAGAAACAGATAAGATATCCGGACATAGCGGTGTTTTGATACCATCAGGAACAGGAAAAAGAAATTCCAAGGAAtccaaaaaagttaaaaattgggTCTATGTCCAACGGATTACACCTAGTAAGAAaagtttttttgttttagttcGACCTGTCGTCACATATGAAATCATGCCTAACAATaccaaattataaatataaaccatggaattggAATTAATTTCCCATATGATCActcaattaataattattttcatataaaGTCACCCTTCTTGATTTCAAACTTTCAAAAAAGAACGCAACGACTTTCTGATATAATAACTAATAGCCGAGTGACCACATGCACACTTTTGGCCATAGAGCTCAAGTTGAATTCCTGAATTTTCACGAATTTGGAAAACGCCAAAAAGCTgttttcacttctttcactccGAATTACTCCCAAAaattcacacacacaaaaaaaaactctAATTTGTACTCACAGCCAAACACAACTCCACTTTTCAAATACTCCCACCATCCCAATTATATGTGTCCCCTTTCGCCTTTCGAGATTCAAACCAATGTATCTTTGACAGTAATTTGTTCACGTACCttttaaatatttcttattgtcaatttttttttgtttcacatCCAGTGTACAGTACCCTCATTGGAGCCCAACTAATCCGGATCGCACAGTCCATGGCCCATTCTAGGGGTGGGATCGCACAGTATAGGATCCATTCTAGGGGTGGCGCTCCCAACCGGATTTTCTCAATACACAGGCTCAAACCATGACCTGTGATTAAGAGTCCACCACTACAACACAATCCATGTTGGTCAATTATTGTTACTTATACTactcttttacatatttttaaaaatatttaaattttatttcaaaaaacttACAAAAATTACACACCAAGTTCACTGCAAAACAATCACAAAAAATCCAAATTGTGCAACGTAAATCGAGACAAAAGGATTATCATTTTTCATGTATCAATATAAACATTTGATAAAATAGTTTATACTCAAAATACCGGGATATTTTAGATGTGTTTTTGACCGTTAAATTAGAAAAACAAGAACATACCTCATCAGCACGTTTACGTGCACTAAAAGCAAAGTGAATTCCCTTAGCCATATCATTATCATACAAAGCTCTCATTCCAGGATCCGATAAAGTTTCATAAGCTTCTTGTACCCGAATAAATCTCCGGGTATATTCTTCGACCCGATCCGGAGGTGAAACATCTGGGTGGTACTTTCTTGCTAATTGCTTGTACGCTTGTTTAATTTCCAATAATGACCCTGTTACTGGTATACCTAATAGATCATAAAAGGTCTTATTCCTTTGGTTATCGGTTAAAGAAGCTGTGtcattttggtttgattttgctTTTAGTGATGTGAATTTGGTGGAGGGGTATTTTGGGAATGAGAGATTTGGGTTTGGGCGTGGGTGGGTGGGGTAAAGGGGGATACGGGGTGGGGTGGTTTTAGGGATTGTCATGCCATGGGAGTTGCAGCACATTTTGGAGGAATTTTTTTGAGTGAGCGATTTTGGGGATGATGGAGTATtatataaatagaaggaaaagggtattattgtcattttaaataggaaaaggatGGTTTTAGGTATTTGTTATTGGGGGGCGTAGATGAGTCTGAATGAATTTAGATGAGTCGAAGTGAATTGAGTTGGTAAATGAATGGATTGTGTTGAATTTGAGCGAGTCTAAGATGGAATGAATTAATAAGTGGGCAGGTCGGACTGAATCTGGGTAGGTCTAAATGGGATGAGTATTAAATGAGTGAGTGCGATTAAATTTGAGAATGATGGATTATTatataaaaagaaggaaaagggtattattgttatttttgaataGGAAAAGGATGGTTTTGGGTATTTACATAGGGGAATAGACGAGTTGGATTGAATTTAGGCGAGTCAAAATAAATTGAGCGGGTTGTGCTGAATCTGAGTGAGTCTAAGATGAGATTAAGTAATAAATGGGCTGATCAGGCTGGATCTAGGTAGGTCTAAATGGGATGAATATTAAATAAGCGAGTGAGATTAAATTTGGGTGATGGACTattatataaatagaaaaaaaaaagggtattattgtcatttttgaattGGAAAAGGATAGTTTTAGGTATTTATGTAGTGAAGAGATGAGTTGGATTGAATTTAGATTAGTCGAGATGAATTGAGAATGATTGGGTTGTATTGAATTTCTTAGATGAGATGAAGTAATAAGTGGCGAGGTTGGGCCAAATCTAGGTGGATCTAAATGGAACGAGTATTTAATGAGTGGGTTTGATTAAGTTTGAACCGAGTTCGATTCgtaaaatttgatgatttaaaggaTATTTTTGGTTTAAAAAGAAAGGGTAGGGTTTAGGGATTGTTAAGCCATGGGAGCTGCaacatatttttgaattttgaatttgaagattttaaggtaaatttttttttttttttttttgggataacGCACTATGATATATAAGGAGTGGGGTAAGGTATGGGATGTGGATAtggaaaggaagaagaaaaaag is from Capsicum annuum cultivar UCD-10X-F1 chromosome 5, UCD10Xv1.1, whole genome shotgun sequence and encodes:
- the LOC107871282 gene encoding chaperone protein dnaJ 20, chloroplastic translates to MTIIPFSFYLYNTPSSPKSLTQKNSSKMCCNSHGMTIPKTTPPRIPLYPTHPRPNPNLSFPKYPSTKFTSLKAKSNQNDTASLTDNQRNKTFYDLLGIPVTGSLLEIKQAYKQLARKYHPDVSPPDRVEEYTRRFIRVQEAYETLSDPGMRALYDNDMAKGIHFAFSARKRADEPMEEKCEWKNRWQSQLSELKRRSMHKESGNSMSWAARMRKQRNEASS